One region of Drosophila kikkawai strain 14028-0561.14 chromosome 2R, DkikHiC1v2, whole genome shotgun sequence genomic DNA includes:
- the Rae1 gene encoding protein Rae1: MFGATQSNNRMNDFEVASPPDDSVSALEFSPSTLQKNFLIAGSWDNSVRCWEVEQNGATVPKSMKTMGGPVLDVCWSDDGSKVFVASCDKQVKLWDLASDQVMQVAAHDGPVRTCHMVKGTNYTCLMTGSWDKTLKFWDTRSPNPMMAINLPERCYCADVDYPMAVVGTANRGLIIYSLQNSPTEYKRQESPLKYQHRTISIFKDKKKEPTGYALGSIEGRVAIQYVNPANPKDNFTFKCHRTTGTTGFQDIYAVNDIAFHPVHGTLVTVGSDGTFSFWDKDARTKLKSSEAMDQSITKCGFNANGQIFAYAVGYDWSKGHEYFNPAKKPQIFLRSCYDELKPRIN; the protein is encoded by the exons ATGTTTGGCGCCACGCAATCCAACAACCGGATGAACGACTTCGAGGTGGCCTCGCCCCCGGACGACTCCGTTTCGGCGTTGGAATTCAGCCCGAGCACGCTGCAGAAGAACTTCCTCATTGCCGGCAGCTGGGACAACAGCGTCCGCTGCTGGGAGGTGGAGCAGAATGGCGCCACCGTGCCCAAGTCGATGAAGACGATGGGCGGGCCGGTGCTGGACGTGTGCTGGTCAGACGACGGCAGCAAGGTGTTCGTGGCCTCCTGCGACAAGCAGGTCAAGCTCTGGGACCTGGCCTCCGACCAAGTCATGCAGGTGGCGGCCCACGACGGCCCAGTGAGGACGTGCCACATGGTCAAGGGTACCAACTACACATGCCTGATGACCGGCTCCTGGGACAAGACCTTAAAG TTCTGGGACACGCGGTCGCCCAACCCCATGATGGCCATCAACCTGCCCGAGCGCTGCTACTGCGCCGACGTGGACTACCCCATGGCCGTGGTGGGCACCGCCAACCGAGGCCTCATTATATACTCGCTGCAGAACAGCCCCACGGAGTACAAGCGGCAGGAGAGCCCGCTCAAGTACCAGCATCGCACCATATCAATCTTCAAGGACAAGAAGAAGGAGCCCACCGGCTACGCCCTGGGCAGCATCGAGGGCCGCGTGGCCATTCAGTACGTGAACCCGGCGAATCCCAAAGACAACTTCACGTTCAAGTGCCACCGGACCACGGGCACCACGGGTTTCCAGGACATTTACGCCGTCAACGACATTGCATTCCATCCGGTTCACGGCACTCTGGTGACCGTGGGCTCCGACGGAACCTTCAGCTTCTGGGACAAGGATGCCCGCACCAAGTTGAAGTCAAGCGAGGCCATGGATCAGTCTATCACAAAGTGCGGCTTCAACGCGAACGGCCAGATCTTTGCCTACGCCGTGGGTTACGACTGGTCCAAGGGCCACGAGTACTTTAACCCGGCCAAGAAACCCCAGATCTTCCTGCGCTCCTGCTACGACGAGCTGAAGCCCCGCATTAACTGA
- the pirk gene encoding uncharacterized protein pirk yields the protein MGVRVIETDSASDSYDDDDCSTCQKAQGKVPKTKRSTPPPETTIYASKDLVGNHKEYRIENNSRDLRIIGNGNRIRIVSNSGSLQIIGNGTRLKIQSNSGSLKYTGNNGRIYLGSESPQQAVDYTGCNGLLKVVRSLDLSGNKKQKPSTRSPKTQSKPKEASAGIEIDSNLTIEHGVSGNIVIKNAINVSI from the coding sequence atgGGCGTTCGTGTGATAGAGACCGATTCGGCCAGCGATTCGTACGACGATGACGACTGCTCCACATGCCAGAAGGCGCAGGGTAAAGTCCCTAAAACCAAGCGGAGTACTCCGCCCCCGGAAACCACTATCTACGCCAGCAAGGATCTGGTGGGCAACCACAAGGAGTATCGCATCGAGAACAACTCGCGGGATCTGCGCATCATTGGCAACGGCAACCGGATACGGATAGTCAGCAATTCCGGCAGCCTGCAGATCATTGGCAACGGCACCCGCCTCAAGATCCAGAGTAATAGCGGATCGTTGAAGTACACCGGCAACAATGGACGCATCTACCTGGGCAGCGAGTCGCCGCAGCAGGCCGTGGACTACACGGGCTGCAATGGCTTGTTGAAGGTGGTCAGGTCCCTGGATCTGAGCGGCAACAAGAAGCAAAAGCCCAGCACGCGATCTCCGAAGACCCAGAGCAAGCCAAAGGAGGCCTCCGCGGGCATTGAGATCGACAGCAATCTCACCATCGAGCACGGAGTGTCCGGCAACATTGTGATCAAGAATGCCATCAATGTGAGCATTTAG